The Urbifossiella limnaea genome has a window encoding:
- a CDS encoding serine/threonine protein kinase, producing the protein MPDDPPTPVMDVADREEARALSARGGRPPAPVPGYERLTYLGRGAYGEVWVGVDSNSGRKVAVKFYTRRGGTDWAALAREVEKLRYLFNSRHVVQLLRVGWDSDPPYYVMEYLENGSLEDLLRGGPLPVGQAVTMFREIALALVYAHDKGVLHCDLKPANVLLDHDRRPRLADFGQARLATEVAPALGTLFYMAPEQADLGAAPDARWDVYALGAVLYRTLTGSPPHRDDPTAGTLPASGELPAQLDAYRTLIRTAPPPKGHRAVPGVDAGLAAVLDKCLAADPARRYPNPQAVVTALDAWRLRRVRRPMLAVTALGFAVLLVLIGGIGAVLFRDAVSTATEEVVQRALEGNRFAAKSAAERLALQVQYRWQVLETEARDPALRQWLAAPAGEFRAVNGGDALDAWLAKRKAKYDAQLGDRSGLWFADAADGVQYGTAPPFPDHRMKYRGFRDYFHGLGKDFAERTGPPPAVIRAPHRSMAFRRKAERDDEYWTVAFSVPVWPHADPGGDPLGVLGLTLDLRGQTRLEAGRDRFVVLVDTRPDATGRRGLLLRHPYLEQYHPSGKEQLPLYYADAVVNRADAGGDAVWSDYADPAGGAYSGSWLAAAERVRVRGEGGAEVDPGFVVLVQERRSEVLHPVADLRGRIALGAGVAFVVVLATVLLMWAGLVAVADGAPPTRVTQLLRRWAGLPPGTNTPGTAPTGESG; encoded by the coding sequence ATGCCCGACGACCCGCCCACGCCCGTGATGGACGTCGCCGACCGCGAGGAGGCCCGCGCCCTGAGCGCCCGCGGGGGTCGGCCGCCGGCGCCCGTTCCGGGGTACGAGCGCCTCACCTACCTCGGCCGCGGCGCCTACGGCGAGGTGTGGGTCGGCGTGGACAGCAACAGCGGCCGCAAGGTCGCCGTCAAGTTCTACACCCGCCGCGGCGGCACCGACTGGGCCGCACTGGCCCGCGAGGTCGAGAAGCTCCGCTACCTGTTCAACAGCCGGCACGTCGTCCAGCTGCTCCGCGTCGGCTGGGACTCGGACCCGCCGTACTACGTCATGGAGTATTTGGAGAACGGCTCGCTCGAGGACCTGCTCCGCGGCGGGCCGCTGCCCGTGGGCCAGGCGGTGACGATGTTCCGCGAGATCGCGCTCGCCCTCGTCTACGCCCACGACAAGGGCGTCCTCCACTGCGACCTGAAGCCGGCGAACGTCCTGCTCGACCACGACCGCCGGCCGCGGCTCGCCGACTTCGGCCAGGCCCGGCTCGCCACCGAGGTCGCCCCGGCGCTCGGCACGCTGTTCTACATGGCCCCGGAGCAGGCCGACCTCGGCGCCGCGCCGGACGCCCGGTGGGACGTGTACGCCCTCGGCGCCGTCCTGTACCGGACGCTCACCGGCAGCCCGCCGCACCGCGACGACCCGACCGCCGGCACCCTCCCCGCGTCCGGCGAGCTCCCCGCCCAACTCGACGCGTACCGCACACTCATCCGCACGGCACCGCCGCCGAAGGGGCACCGCGCCGTGCCCGGCGTCGACGCCGGCCTCGCCGCGGTCCTCGACAAGTGCCTCGCCGCCGACCCGGCCCGGCGCTACCCGAACCCGCAGGCCGTCGTCACCGCGCTGGACGCCTGGCGGCTCCGCCGCGTCCGCCGGCCGATGCTCGCCGTCACGGCGCTGGGCTTCGCCGTGCTGCTGGTGCTCATCGGCGGCATTGGCGCCGTCCTGTTCCGCGACGCCGTCTCGACCGCCACCGAGGAGGTGGTGCAGCGGGCGCTGGAGGGGAACCGGTTCGCCGCGAAGTCGGCCGCGGAGCGGCTCGCGCTCCAGGTACAGTACCGCTGGCAGGTGCTGGAGACCGAGGCCCGCGACCCGGCGCTGCGGCAGTGGCTCGCGGCCCCGGCCGGCGAGTTCCGCGCGGTCAACGGCGGCGACGCGCTCGACGCCTGGCTCGCGAAGCGGAAGGCGAAGTACGACGCGCAACTCGGCGACCGCAGCGGCCTCTGGTTCGCCGACGCCGCCGACGGCGTCCAGTACGGCACCGCCCCGCCGTTCCCGGACCACCGGATGAAGTACCGCGGCTTCCGCGACTACTTCCACGGCCTCGGCAAGGACTTCGCCGAGCGCACCGGCCCGCCGCCGGCCGTTATCCGGGCGCCGCACCGGTCGATGGCCTTCCGGCGGAAGGCGGAGCGGGACGACGAGTACTGGACGGTCGCGTTCAGCGTGCCGGTGTGGCCGCACGCCGACCCCGGCGGCGACCCGCTCGGCGTGCTGGGGCTGACGCTCGACCTGCGCGGCCAGACGCGCCTCGAAGCGGGCCGGGACCGCTTCGTGGTGTTGGTGGACACCCGGCCGGACGCGACGGGCCGGCGGGGGCTGCTGCTGCGGCACCCGTACCTGGAGCAGTACCACCCGAGCGGCAAGGAGCAGCTGCCGCTGTACTACGCCGACGCGGTCGTGAACCGGGCCGACGCCGGCGGCGACGCCGTGTGGTCCGACTACGCCGACCCGGCCGGCGGGGCGTATTCGGGCTCGTGGCTGGCGGCGGCGGAGCGGGTGCGGGTGCGGGGGGAGGGCGGGGCCGAGGTCGATCCGGGGTTCGTGGTGCTGGTACAGGAGCGGCGGTCGGAAGTGCTTCACCCGGTGGCCGACCTGCGCGGGCGGATCGCGCTCGGGGCGGGCGTGGCGTTCGTCGTCGTGCTGGCGACCGTGTTACTGATGTGGGCCGGGCTCGTAGCCGTGGCCGACGGCGCCCCGCCTACCCGCGTCACCCAGTTGCTCCGCCGCTGGGCCGGACTCCCCCCCGGCACCAACACCCCCGGCACCGCCCCGACCGGGGAGTCGGGGTAA
- a CDS encoding ThuA domain-containing protein, translating to MPLSRRAFLGTAAATLATPGLAQPPKAKKLVLMAGTPSHGPGDHEFNAGVQLLANCLKDVRGLETVVFRNGYPADDSILDTADGILCFADGGAGHPLVRERRLTRIDALMRKGVGLMCAHYGVEVPRDLGGPEFQRWIGGYYESGFSCNPMWRPEFSEFPRHPIANGVRPFAVRDEWYFNMRFRDNMQGVTPILSAKPSDEVRDGPYVYPRGPYPHIQAAKGRAETMMWAVERPDGGRGVGFTGGHFHRNWATDDFRKVVLNALVWLVKLDVPAEGVVSRVTEAEMMANLDPKKK from the coding sequence ATGCCCCTCTCCCGCCGCGCCTTCCTTGGCACCGCAGCCGCGACGCTCGCCACCCCGGGCCTCGCCCAGCCGCCGAAGGCGAAGAAGCTCGTCCTCATGGCCGGCACCCCGAGCCACGGCCCCGGCGACCACGAGTTCAACGCCGGCGTGCAACTGCTGGCCAACTGCCTCAAGGACGTTCGTGGCCTCGAAACCGTCGTGTTCCGCAACGGCTACCCGGCCGACGACAGCATCCTCGACACCGCCGACGGCATCCTCTGCTTCGCCGACGGCGGCGCCGGCCACCCGCTCGTCCGCGAGCGCCGCCTGACGCGCATCGACGCGCTGATGCGGAAGGGCGTCGGCCTGATGTGCGCGCACTACGGCGTGGAGGTGCCGCGCGACCTGGGCGGCCCCGAGTTCCAGCGCTGGATCGGCGGGTACTACGAGAGCGGCTTCTCCTGCAACCCGATGTGGCGGCCGGAGTTTTCGGAGTTCCCGCGGCACCCGATCGCCAACGGGGTGCGGCCGTTCGCCGTCCGCGACGAGTGGTACTTCAACATGCGGTTCCGCGACAACATGCAGGGCGTCACGCCGATCCTGTCGGCGAAGCCGTCGGACGAGGTGCGCGACGGCCCGTACGTGTACCCGCGTGGCCCGTACCCGCACATCCAGGCCGCGAAGGGCCGCGCCGAGACGATGATGTGGGCGGTCGAGCGGCCGGACGGCGGCCGCGGCGTCGGCTTCACCGGCGGCCACTTCCACCGCAACTGGGCGACCGACGACTTCCGCAAGGTCGTGCTCAACGCCTTGGTCTGGCTGGTGAAGCTGGACGTGCCCGCGGAAGGGGTCGTGTCGCGGGTGACGGAGGCGGAGATGATGGCGAACCTCGACCCGAAGAAGAAGTAG
- a CDS encoding M28 family peptidase: MPYRAFVLLAVAALPAVAADPPGLSPDRIKADVVTLASDRFEGRAPGTRGEDLTTDFLADEFKKAGAAPAGADGTYFQPVPLVKVATSPKSTLRATKGGQALDLRPDEDWSGTSHLQTELAEFEAEAVFVGHGITAPEFGWDDYAGVDVKDRVVVCFTNEPPSTDPAFFGGPALTYYGRWTFKYEEALRRGAKACYIIHTDATAGYPYSVVRPLEGAQLKREPGKPALTFAGWLSRGAGEKLLAMAGKTVEAALKEADAKGFKAYPLGVTLKASIPTRVDNIHSKNVVAKVEGSDPTLKDEAVLFTAHWDHLGVGRAVVGDAIYNGAADNATGTALLLELARAWAKQSPRPKRSALFLSVTAEEKGLLGSKYYAAHPVVPLGKTALNLNFDMILPLGVPESLVVTGADRTTAWPAVQAAAKRHGLEIEADQRAHLGIFYRSDHFSLARAGVPAFSVGGGMKLKGKPPEVAREAYKRFNDGAYHSPQDEVRPEWDFSGFPVLGGFALDVARAVADADRLPTWNPGDEFRPARERSGVK, translated from the coding sequence GTGCCCTACCGCGCCTTCGTACTCCTCGCCGTCGCCGCGCTCCCCGCCGTCGCCGCCGACCCGCCGGGCCTCTCGCCCGACCGCATAAAGGCCGACGTCGTCACCCTCGCGTCCGACCGGTTCGAGGGCCGCGCCCCCGGCACCCGCGGCGAAGACCTCACCACCGACTTCCTCGCCGACGAGTTCAAGAAGGCCGGTGCCGCCCCTGCGGGCGCCGACGGCACTTACTTCCAGCCGGTGCCGCTGGTGAAGGTCGCCACCAGCCCCAAGAGCACGCTCCGCGCCACGAAGGGCGGCCAGGCCCTCGACCTGCGCCCGGACGAAGACTGGTCCGGCACCAGCCACCTGCAAACGGAACTGGCCGAGTTCGAGGCCGAGGCCGTGTTCGTCGGCCACGGCATCACCGCCCCGGAGTTCGGCTGGGACGATTACGCCGGCGTGGACGTGAAGGACCGCGTCGTGGTGTGTTTCACGAACGAGCCGCCGTCCACCGACCCGGCGTTCTTCGGCGGCCCGGCGCTGACGTACTACGGCCGCTGGACGTTCAAGTACGAGGAGGCGCTGCGCCGCGGGGCGAAGGCGTGTTACATCATCCACACCGACGCCACCGCGGGGTACCCGTACTCCGTCGTCCGCCCGCTGGAGGGGGCGCAGCTGAAGCGCGAGCCCGGCAAGCCGGCGCTGACCTTCGCCGGGTGGCTGAGCCGCGGCGCCGGCGAGAAGCTGCTGGCGATGGCCGGCAAGACCGTCGAGGCGGCGCTGAAGGAGGCCGACGCGAAGGGCTTCAAGGCGTACCCGCTCGGCGTCACGCTGAAGGCCAGCATCCCCACCCGCGTCGACAACATCCACAGCAAGAACGTCGTGGCGAAGGTGGAGGGGAGCGACCCGACGCTGAAGGACGAGGCGGTCCTGTTCACGGCGCACTGGGACCACCTGGGCGTCGGCCGGGCCGTGGTCGGCGACGCCATCTACAACGGCGCCGCCGACAACGCTACCGGCACCGCGCTGCTGCTGGAGCTGGCCCGCGCCTGGGCGAAGCAGAGCCCGCGGCCGAAGCGGTCCGCCCTGTTCCTGTCCGTGACCGCGGAGGAGAAGGGGCTGCTCGGCTCGAAGTATTACGCGGCCCACCCCGTCGTGCCGCTCGGCAAGACGGCGCTGAACCTGAACTTCGACATGATCCTGCCGCTGGGCGTGCCCGAGTCGTTAGTCGTGACCGGCGCCGACCGCACGACCGCGTGGCCGGCGGTGCAGGCGGCGGCGAAGCGGCACGGGCTCGAAATCGAGGCCGACCAGCGGGCGCACCTCGGCATCTTCTACCGGTCCGACCACTTCTCGCTGGCGCGGGCGGGGGTGCCGGCGTTCTCGGTCGGCGGCGGCATGAAGCTGAAGGGGAAGCCGCCCGAGGTCGCGCGGGAGGCGTACAAGCGGTTCAACGACGGGGCGTACCACTCGCCGCAGGACGAGGTACGGCCCGAGTGGGACTTCAGCGGCTTCCCGGTGCTCGGCGGGTTCGCGCTCGACGTGGCGCGAGCTGTCGCGGATGCCGACCGGCTGCCGACGTGGAACCCCGGCGACGAGTTCCGCCCGGCTCGCGAGCGGAGCGGGGTGAAGTAG
- a CDS encoding DUF1501 domain-containing protein has product MNSFRPTRRDLLHAGAVLPLGLGLPALLAAPARRPKSCVFVYQYGGLSQLDSWDPKPNAPAELRGPYRAVPTAVPGFRVGELMPQLAARADRFAVVRSMTHGEPVHDRANKMLLAGATVPAADAPAFGSVVAKLKPTAAAVPPYVWLQKFGGGAAPPDPTYLTGGFLGSSVAPVLVGTSHDDNLATPGYRVTAFDADPTLAGSRLASRRELLERLDRDNPLRPEQRRAFDVLTGPGVRAAFDLEREPAKVRDRYGRNPLGQNLLLARRLIEAGTRLVGVVAWCGLKAGEKFQSIETWDMHGNGGVGIFEDGWNGLGFALPRCDNAVAALLDDLEMRGLLDDTLVVLVGEFGRTPRVTPGGSRVPGRDHWPRCYSAMLAGGGIRGGAVYGASDAHAAYVKDAPVSPEDFAATLYAALGIDPATRLSPDGFTRPASTGVPVAELLG; this is encoded by the coding sequence GTGAACTCGTTCCGCCCCACCCGCCGCGACCTCCTCCACGCCGGCGCCGTGCTGCCGCTCGGGCTCGGCCTCCCGGCGCTGCTCGCTGCCCCGGCCCGGCGGCCGAAGTCGTGCGTGTTCGTCTACCAGTACGGCGGCCTCAGCCAGCTCGACTCGTGGGACCCGAAGCCGAACGCCCCCGCCGAGCTGCGCGGCCCGTACCGCGCCGTCCCGACCGCCGTCCCCGGCTTCCGCGTCGGCGAGCTGATGCCGCAACTCGCGGCGCGCGCCGACCGCTTCGCCGTCGTCCGCAGCATGACGCACGGCGAACCCGTCCACGACCGCGCCAACAAGATGCTGCTCGCCGGCGCCACCGTTCCGGCCGCCGACGCGCCGGCGTTCGGGTCGGTGGTGGCGAAGTTGAAGCCGACCGCCGCCGCGGTGCCGCCCTACGTGTGGCTCCAGAAGTTCGGCGGCGGCGCCGCCCCGCCCGACCCCACCTACCTCACCGGCGGCTTCCTCGGGTCGTCGGTCGCGCCGGTGCTCGTCGGCACGAGCCACGACGACAACCTCGCCACGCCCGGCTACCGCGTCACCGCCTTCGACGCCGACCCGACCCTGGCGGGAAGCCGGCTGGCGTCGCGGCGCGAGTTGCTGGAGCGGCTCGACCGCGACAACCCGCTGCGGCCGGAGCAGCGACGGGCGTTCGACGTGCTCACCGGCCCCGGCGTGCGCGCCGCGTTCGACCTGGAGCGCGAGCCGGCGAAGGTCCGCGACCGCTACGGTCGGAACCCGCTGGGGCAGAACCTCCTGCTGGCGCGCCGGCTGATCGAGGCGGGGACGCGGCTCGTCGGCGTGGTGGCGTGGTGCGGGCTGAAGGCGGGCGAGAAGTTTCAGAGCATCGAGACGTGGGACATGCACGGCAACGGCGGTGTCGGCATCTTCGAGGACGGCTGGAACGGTCTCGGCTTCGCCCTGCCGCGCTGCGACAACGCCGTGGCGGCGCTGCTCGACGACCTGGAAATGCGCGGGCTGCTGGACGACACGTTGGTGGTGCTGGTGGGCGAGTTCGGGCGGACGCCGCGGGTCACGCCCGGCGGCTCCCGCGTGCCGGGCCGCGACCACTGGCCGCGCTGCTACTCGGCGATGTTGGCGGGCGGTGGGATTCGCGGCGGCGCGGTGTACGGCGCGAGCGACGCCCACGCCGCTTACGTGAAGGACGCCCCGGTGTCGCCCGAGGATTTCGCCGCGACGCTGTACGCGGCGCTCGGCATCGACCCGGCGACGCGGCTGAGCCCCGACGGGTTCACGCGCCCGGCCAGTACGGGGGTGCCGGTGGCCGAGTTGCTCGGGTAA
- a CDS encoding amidohydrolase family protein: MRIDVHVHILATLPGHGVMSHYLRRRPNVAAIRLRLGIPLRGSDAKVERACEDVLVRALAGCPELDAGVGLAFDAIYTDDGRRDDARTHLYVANEYAAELARKHRKILFGASVHPYRPDALAELERCVAAGAVLLKWLPLVQGMNPASEKCFAFYEALAHHKLPLLCHTGGELALPQDFPNYASPELLEPALKRGVTVIAAHCGTRSHPWDTDHLAAFCRIAKEHEHFYGDTAALNSPNRSYAIPTILGDDAVRRKLVHGSDWPIPSLATFRAGVFTALKLLLTEGNWLRRDVLVKHACGFDDAYFARAGTLLRLPAVTPPG, from the coding sequence ATGCGGATCGACGTCCACGTCCACATCCTTGCCACGCTGCCGGGGCACGGGGTGATGTCCCACTACCTCCGCCGCCGGCCAAACGTCGCCGCCATCCGCCTCCGCCTCGGCATCCCGCTCCGCGGCTCCGACGCGAAGGTCGAGCGTGCCTGCGAGGACGTGCTCGTCCGCGCGCTCGCCGGCTGCCCCGAACTCGACGCCGGCGTCGGCCTCGCGTTCGACGCCATCTACACCGACGACGGCCGCCGCGACGACGCCCGCACGCACCTGTACGTGGCGAACGAGTACGCCGCGGAGCTGGCCCGCAAGCACCGGAAGATTCTGTTCGGGGCGTCCGTCCACCCGTACCGGCCCGACGCGCTCGCGGAGCTGGAGCGGTGTGTCGCCGCCGGCGCCGTGCTGCTGAAGTGGCTGCCGCTGGTGCAGGGGATGAACCCGGCGTCGGAGAAGTGCTTCGCCTTCTACGAGGCGCTGGCCCACCACAAGCTGCCGCTGCTGTGCCACACCGGCGGCGAACTCGCGCTGCCGCAGGACTTCCCGAACTACGCCTCGCCCGAGCTGTTGGAGCCGGCGCTGAAGCGCGGCGTCACGGTCATCGCGGCGCACTGCGGCACGCGGTCGCACCCGTGGGACACCGACCACCTGGCGGCGTTCTGCCGGATAGCGAAGGAACACGAGCACTTCTACGGCGACACCGCGGCGCTGAACTCGCCGAACCGCTCGTACGCCATCCCCACCATCCTCGGCGACGACGCAGTGCGGCGGAAGCTGGTCCACGGCAGCGACTGGCCGATCCCGTCGCTGGCGACGTTCCGGGCCGGCGTGTTCACCGCGCTGAAGCTGCTGCTGACCGAGGGGAACTGGCTCCGCCGCGACGTGCTGGTGAAACACGCCTGCGGGTTCGACGACGCCTACTTCGCCCGCGCCGGCACGCTCCTGCGACTGCCCGCTGTCACTCCGCCAGGGTGA
- a CDS encoding Gfo/Idh/MocA family protein: MSAPLGFALVGCGMIARFHARALAEIPGARVAGLVSRTPANALALLTETGTPPCPVFATVEEAVRAPGVDVVVITTPSGAHLEPALAAAAAGKHVVVEKPLEITGPRCERIIEACDRHAVKLCTIFPSRFADANVTLKAAVDAGKFGRLTLGEASNKWWRSQAYYDDGGWKGTQALDGGGALMNQAIHNVDLLLWLMGPAASVCGLTATLAHERIEVEDTAVAAIRFRSGALGVLTATTSVHPGYPKQIAVHGDKGSAVIEQEDVLKWDFTPGTADDAAVKERFAAKVGASGGAADPKAISHEGHRRQLADFVAAIRDNRAPQVDGREGKRAVDLICAVYESNRTGRVVTLAE, translated from the coding sequence ATGTCCGCGCCCCTCGGCTTCGCCCTCGTCGGCTGCGGGATGATCGCCCGGTTCCACGCCCGCGCCCTCGCCGAAATCCCCGGCGCCCGCGTCGCCGGCCTCGTCAGCCGCACCCCGGCCAACGCCCTGGCACTCCTCACCGAGACCGGCACGCCGCCGTGCCCCGTGTTCGCCACCGTCGAGGAAGCCGTTCGCGCCCCGGGAGTGGATGTGGTCGTCATCACGACGCCGAGCGGGGCGCACCTGGAGCCGGCGCTCGCGGCCGCGGCCGCGGGGAAGCACGTCGTCGTCGAGAAGCCGCTGGAAATCACGGGGCCGCGCTGCGAGCGCATCATCGAGGCGTGCGACCGGCACGCGGTCAAGCTCTGCACCATCTTCCCGAGCCGGTTCGCCGACGCGAACGTGACGCTGAAGGCCGCGGTGGATGCCGGCAAGTTCGGCCGGCTGACGCTCGGCGAGGCGAGCAACAAGTGGTGGCGCAGCCAGGCGTACTACGACGACGGCGGCTGGAAGGGCACGCAGGCGCTCGACGGCGGCGGGGCGCTGATGAACCAGGCGATCCACAACGTCGATCTCCTCCTGTGGCTGATGGGGCCGGCGGCCAGCGTGTGCGGGCTGACCGCGACGCTCGCCCACGAGCGTATCGAGGTGGAGGACACGGCCGTCGCCGCCATCCGCTTCCGCAGCGGCGCTCTCGGCGTGCTGACGGCCACCACCAGCGTCCACCCCGGCTACCCGAAGCAGATCGCCGTCCACGGCGACAAGGGCTCGGCGGTGATCGAGCAGGAGGACGTGCTGAAGTGGGACTTCACGCCGGGCACGGCCGACGACGCGGCGGTGAAGGAGCGGTTCGCGGCGAAGGTGGGGGCGAGCGGCGGTGCGGCCGACCCGAAGGCGATCAGCCACGAGGGGCACCGCCGCCAACTGGCCGACTTCGTGGCCGCGATCCGCGACAACCGCGCCCCGCAGGTGGACGGCCGGGAGGGGAAGCGGGCCGTCGATCTGATCTGTGCCGTGTACGAGAGCAACCGCACCGGCCGCGTCGTCACCCTGGCGGAGTGA
- a CDS encoding LOG family protein, with amino-acid sequence MTSVCVFCGSATGANPAFAAAAHEVGTELARRKLALVYGGGRVGLMGAVASAALGAGGTVVGVIPRALSAKEIAFDEATELIVVESMHARKALMADRADAFVALPGGFGTLDELFEILTWAQLRIHAKPVALLNVAGFFTPLLAWLDQVVAAGLLKPKHRELVIVADTVPELLDRLAAFTPPAAVRKWDDAPPPP; translated from the coding sequence ATGACGAGCGTGTGCGTGTTCTGCGGCTCCGCGACCGGCGCGAACCCCGCCTTCGCCGCGGCCGCGCACGAGGTCGGCACCGAACTGGCGCGCCGGAAACTGGCGCTGGTCTACGGCGGCGGCCGCGTCGGGCTGATGGGCGCCGTCGCCAGCGCGGCGCTCGGCGCGGGCGGCACCGTCGTCGGCGTCATTCCGCGGGCGCTCTCCGCGAAAGAGATCGCGTTCGACGAGGCGACCGAGCTGATCGTGGTGGAGTCGATGCACGCCCGCAAGGCGCTCATGGCCGACCGCGCCGACGCCTTCGTCGCGCTGCCCGGCGGGTTCGGCACGCTCGACGAGCTGTTCGAGATTCTGACGTGGGCGCAGCTCCGCATCCACGCCAAGCCGGTCGCGCTGCTGAACGTCGCCGGCTTCTTCACGCCGCTCCTCGCGTGGCTGGATCAGGTCGTGGCCGCCGGGCTGCTCAAGCCGAAGCACCGCGAGCTGGTCATCGTCGCGGACACAGTACCCGAGCTGCTCGACCGGCTGGCCGCGTTCACGCCGCCGGCCGCGGTGCGGAAGTGGGACGACGCGCCGCCGCCGCCGTGA